A genomic stretch from Arthrobacter sp. KBS0702 includes:
- a CDS encoding ABC transporter substrate-binding protein, with the protein MAMNKKALQSAIALAGVSAFALTACTGPSGGGTSSGSAAGGGTITYGTTDKVVTLDPAGSYDAGSFMVMNQIYPFLMNSKPGTADSSPDIAESASFTSPTEYTVKLKSGLKFANGHALTSSDVKFSIDRVVKINDDNGPASLLGNLASVTAKDDSTVVFKLKEGNDQVFPGVLAANAGPIVDEEVFPADKLMSDDEIVKAKPFAGQYTIESYKKNELISLKANPDYKGMLGKPANDSATIKYYADSNNLKLDVQQGNIDVAGRSLTATDAADLEKDSKVKVHKGPGGELRYIVFNFDTMPFGAKTPDASPAKALAVRQAMADVVDRDAIATQVYKGTYLPAYSVVPDGFVGAIKPLKDMYGDGNGKPSLDKAKKAFSDAGVTAPVTLKLQYNPDHYGKSSGDEYAMIKEQLEKSGLFKVDLQSTEWVTYSKDRTKDVYPVYQLGWFPDYSDADNYLTPFFIPGNFLKNHYENASVTDLIKKQLTTVDKSEREKVLGDAQTAVAKDLSTLPLLQGAQLMVAGKDVQGVDKTLDASFKTRLGVMSK; encoded by the coding sequence ATGGCAATGAACAAAAAGGCCCTGCAGAGCGCCATCGCGCTCGCCGGGGTTTCCGCCTTTGCATTGACGGCCTGCACCGGCCCTTCCGGCGGCGGAACGTCCTCCGGCAGCGCCGCAGGCGGAGGCACCATTACGTACGGCACCACTGACAAGGTGGTCACCCTCGATCCGGCCGGCTCCTACGACGCCGGCTCCTTTATGGTGATGAACCAGATTTACCCGTTCCTGATGAACTCGAAGCCCGGAACGGCCGACTCCAGCCCGGACATCGCCGAGTCCGCCTCCTTCACGAGCCCGACCGAGTACACCGTCAAGCTCAAGTCCGGCCTGAAGTTCGCCAACGGCCACGCCCTCACGTCCTCCGACGTGAAGTTCTCGATTGACCGCGTCGTCAAGATCAACGACGACAACGGCCCGGCCTCCCTGCTCGGCAACCTCGCCTCGGTGACAGCCAAAGACGACTCCACCGTGGTGTTCAAGCTCAAGGAAGGCAACGACCAGGTCTTCCCGGGCGTCCTCGCAGCCAACGCCGGCCCGATCGTCGATGAGGAAGTCTTCCCGGCCGACAAGCTGATGAGTGACGACGAGATCGTCAAGGCCAAGCCCTTCGCCGGCCAGTACACGATCGAGAGCTACAAGAAGAACGAGCTCATCAGCCTCAAGGCCAACCCGGACTACAAGGGCATGCTCGGCAAGCCGGCGAACGACAGTGCCACGATCAAGTACTACGCGGACTCCAACAACCTCAAGCTCGATGTCCAGCAGGGCAACATCGACGTCGCCGGCCGCAGCCTGACCGCGACCGACGCCGCTGACCTGGAGAAGGATTCCAAGGTCAAGGTCCACAAGGGCCCCGGTGGCGAACTGCGCTACATCGTCTTCAACTTCGACACCATGCCGTTCGGTGCGAAGACCCCCGACGCCAGCCCGGCCAAGGCCCTCGCCGTGCGCCAGGCGATGGCCGACGTCGTCGACCGCGACGCGATCGCTACCCAGGTCTACAAGGGCACCTACCTGCCGGCGTACTCCGTGGTCCCCGACGGCTTCGTCGGCGCCATCAAGCCGCTCAAGGACATGTACGGCGACGGCAACGGCAAGCCCAGCCTCGACAAGGCCAAGAAGGCTTTCAGCGACGCCGGCGTTACCGCCCCGGTCACCCTGAAGCTGCAGTACAACCCGGACCACTACGGCAAGTCCTCCGGCGACGAATACGCCATGATCAAGGAACAGCTGGAAAAGTCGGGCCTGTTCAAGGTCGACCTGCAGTCCACCGAGTGGGTCACCTACTCCAAGGACCGCACCAAGGATGTCTACCCGGTTTACCAGCTCGGCTGGTTCCCGGACTACTCCGACGCCGACAACTACCTGACCCCGTTCTTCATCCCGGGCAACTTCCTCAAGAACCACTACGAGAACGCCTCCGTGACGGATCTGATCAAGAAGCAGCTCACCACCGTTGACAAGAGCGAGCGCGAAAAGGTACTCGGTGACGCCCAGACGGCCGTCGCCAAGGACCTCTCCACGCTGCCGCTGTTGCAGGGCGCCCAGCTCATGGTCGCCGGCAAGGACGTCCAGGGTGTCGACAAGACCCTCGACGCGTCCTTCAAGACCCGTCTTGGTGTGATGTCCAAGTAG
- the mnmA gene encoding tRNA 2-thiouridine(34) synthase MnmA, with amino-acid sequence MSGGVDSAVAAARAVEAGHDVVGVHLALSRMPGTLRTGSRGCCTIEDSRDAWRACDVLGIPYYVWDFSERFKEDVVQDFIDEYAAGRTPNPCMRCNERIKFAALLEKAIALGFDAVCTGHYAKVITDAEGNPELHRAADWAKDQSYVLGVLTHEQLRHSMFPLADTPSKAEVRAEAERRGLSVANKPDSHDICFIPDGDTAGWLAEKIEMTTGDIVDESGAKVGEHPGANAFTVGQRRGLKLGTPAADGKPRFVLEIRPKENKVVVGPEALLAIDEIRGIKVSWAGLPIAEIATGAEFDCHAQVRAHGDPVPATARMEPAEGSGNLVVTLAEPLRGVAPGQTVVLYQGSRVLGQATIDAARSRQRAAL; translated from the coding sequence ATGAGCGGCGGCGTCGATTCCGCCGTCGCCGCAGCCCGCGCCGTCGAGGCCGGCCACGACGTCGTCGGGGTCCACCTCGCCCTCTCCCGCATGCCCGGAACGCTGCGCACCGGCAGCCGCGGCTGCTGCACTATCGAGGACTCCCGCGACGCCTGGCGGGCGTGCGACGTGCTGGGCATCCCGTACTACGTGTGGGACTTCTCCGAGCGTTTCAAGGAAGACGTCGTCCAGGACTTCATCGACGAATACGCCGCCGGCCGCACCCCCAACCCCTGCATGCGCTGCAACGAGCGGATCAAGTTCGCCGCCCTGCTGGAGAAGGCGATTGCCCTGGGTTTCGACGCTGTCTGTACCGGCCACTACGCCAAGGTGATCACCGACGCCGAGGGCAACCCGGAACTGCACCGCGCCGCTGACTGGGCGAAGGACCAGAGCTACGTGCTGGGCGTCCTCACGCACGAACAGCTCCGGCACTCGATGTTCCCGCTCGCCGACACCCCGTCCAAGGCCGAGGTCCGCGCCGAGGCCGAGCGCCGCGGGCTCTCGGTCGCGAACAAGCCCGACAGCCACGACATCTGCTTCATCCCCGACGGTGACACCGCCGGTTGGCTGGCCGAGAAGATCGAGATGACCACCGGCGACATCGTGGACGAGTCCGGCGCCAAGGTCGGCGAGCACCCCGGCGCCAACGCCTTTACCGTAGGCCAGCGCCGCGGCCTGAAGCTGGGCACCCCGGCCGCCGACGGCAAGCCGCGCTTTGTGCTGGAGATCCGGCCCAAGGAAAACAAGGTGGTGGTGGGCCCGGAGGCCCTCCTGGCCATCGACGAGATCCGGGGCATCAAGGTCTCCTGGGCCGGCCTGCCGATCGCCGAGATCGCCACCGGCGCGGAGTTCGACTGCCACGCCCAGGTCCGGGCCCACGGGGACCCCGTCCCGGCAACGGCCCGGATGGAGCCCGCGGAGGGATCCGGCAACCTCGTGGTTACCCTCGCAGAGCCGCTGCGCGGCGTGGCCCCCGGCCAGACCGTGGTGCTCTACCAAGGCAGTCGGGTCCTCGGCCAGGCCACGATCGACGCCGCGCGGTCGCGGCAGCGCGCCGCCCTCTAG